From Piscinibacter gummiphilus:
GGTGCCGGCCGCGCACTTGGCGGTGACGGTGGCGCCAGCCAGTGCTGCGCCCTTGGCGACCACGCCGCTCAAGGACAGCGAGCTGCTGCCACTCGGGGCCGGGGTCGATTCGCTGGGCGAGCCGCCGCAGGCGACGAGCAGGCCGGCGGTGGCCATGGCGATGACGAGATTCAGGTGCCGCATGTGTGTTTGCTCCGTTGAATGCATGACTCGTGACGAGTGACGGCAGCTTGCCGGTCGAGGGTCCGTGGAGGCTTCGACCAAACAGCCGATGGCCGACGCCGTCATGCGCAACAGATCACGCTCGCACATCACTTGATGCGGGCGCTTGGGCTGCAGGGCGGGGCAGAATCGTTCGGCCATGCAGTACCCCATGAAGACGCTTCTCATCGACGACCACCCGCTCTTCCGCGAAGGCCTCGCGCTCCTGATGGCCAGTGCCTTTCCCCAACTCGACATCCGCCAGGCCGACAGCATCGGCCAGGCCCTGGAGCGGCTGCAGGGCGAGGCCGACATCCGCCTCGTGCTGCTCGACCTGGGCCTGCCCGACAGCAGCGGCACGCTGAGCCTGCGCCGCCTGCGCGAGGCGGCACCCGAGGTGACGGTGGTGGTGCTTTCGGCCGACGAGACGCCCGAGACGGTGCTCGGTGCCATCGACGAAGGCGCGGCCGGTTTCATCCCCAAGACCTCGCAGCCGGGCGCGATGCGTGCGGCGCTGGAGACGGTGCTGGCCGGGGGCGTCTACCTCCCGCCGCGCGTGCTGGGCCTGCGCACCGAGGCGCCTCCCGTCGAGACGGTGCTCGGCCTGTCGCCGCGCCAGCTCGACGTGCTCAAGCTCCTGATCCACGGCAAGTCGAACAAGGTGATCTGCCGCGAGCTGGAGCTGTCGGAATCGACGGTGAAGACACACCTGGGCGCGATCTTCCGCAAGCTCGACGCCAACTCGCGCACGCAGGCCGTGGTGGCCGCGGCGCGGTTGGGGCTGCGGCTCAGCTGAGTTCGCTCAGCTCGAACACGCCGAGCCCGGCGATGCGCCCGATCGCGGCGAGCAGCTGTTCGGCCGGGAAGGGCTTGTGCAGCACCGGGATGCCGCTCGCGCTGAAGGTGGCGATGTCTTCGGGCGCGGTGTTGCCGGTGACCATCAGCACCGGGATCGGCCCGCAGGCCGCCCGCACTGCGTCGATGACCTGAAGGCCGTTGCCCACCGGCAGGCGGTGGTCGGTGAGCAGCAGATCGGGCAGGAAAGGCCGGTCGGCCAGCCACTGCTGCACGGCGGGCAGGCCGTCGAGCGCGGTGACCTCGGCGCCCCATGCCTCCAGACGCGAGCTGAGCGCGACCCGCACGGTCTCGTCGTCGTCGACCAGCAACACCCGCTGGCGGACGAGCGGGCGCACCGCGCCCGGCCTCACCGCTGCCGCCGGCAGCGCGGGCGCGGCGGGCAGGAGCAGGCCGAAGCACGAGCCGCGGCCCGGCTCGGAGCGCAGCTCGATGCGGCTGCCGAGCAGGTGCGCGCAGCGGGCCACGATGGCCAGGCCCAGGCCGAGGCCGAGCGAGCGGTCGCGGCCGGGGTTGTCGAGCTGCACGAATTCCTCGAACACCTCGGCCTGGCGCTCGCGTGCGATGCCGCGGCCGGTGTCCCACACCTGCACGCAGACCTGGCCGGCCTGTCGGCGCGCGGCGATCAGCACACCGCCGCGGTCGGTGTAGCGCAGCGCGTTGGCCACCAGGTTGCGCAGCAGCTGGTCGAGCAGCAGCGGGTCGGCGCGCACGCTGAGAGTCGTGGGGTGCACCCGCA
This genomic window contains:
- a CDS encoding response regulator transcription factor, whose amino-acid sequence is MKTLLIDDHPLFREGLALLMASAFPQLDIRQADSIGQALERLQGEADIRLVLLDLGLPDSSGTLSLRRLREAAPEVTVVVLSADETPETVLGAIDEGAAGFIPKTSQPGAMRAALETVLAGGVYLPPRVLGLRTEAPPVETVLGLSPRQLDVLKLLIHGKSNKVICRELELSESTVKTHLGAIFRKLDANSRTQAVVAAARLGLRLS